AGGTTATCGTCCCTAACAAGGGGATCAAGTTTTCCGTAACCTATCATGTTCTGGACAACCAGATTTACGAGAGTATTCATTCTTGCCTCGGAGATAGAAGGGGCAAGTTCACGCATTATGTTCTTTACAGCCCTTCCAAATATTCTTCTTCTCTCCTCCGGATCGGGGATGCTCTCGGGGTCTATTTGTATCTCTGCAATTGCCCTATCCCTAACAATTCTCACGAGTTTTTCTTCCTCTTCACTCAACTTTGGAAGGCGTATTTCATAAATTGGAATCGGCTCTCCTCTAACTCTAAGAATTCTCACATTTCCATATACATCAAGAACCTTCACTTCCTCTCCATAATATGTAGGAAGGGGGACTTTTGGTGAGCCTCTTGTGGACTTCAATATCTCCTCTAAGCTGCTCCCCTCCCTACTCTCAAAGGGTAAGAATCTTGAAGGAGTTTTAACTTCTGGCACAATGGGAGATAGTTCTTCCTCGGCCTTAGGTTTTTCTTCTCTTCTCTCTTCTTTTATTATATCTTCCAAAGGGGCTGCTTCTTCACTTAAGATCTCTTCTATCCATGATAAGCCTGAACGTTTTTTCTTTTTCTCCTCCAAATTCACTCACCCTCATGAGGTTTTCCCATTTGATGCTGTAGGTGATTTCAAACTTATTACCTAAAAACACTATCCAAACCGGATAATCAAATTTTAGCTCAGGTTTTTTGGGTATCCGGGGTAACTCAGGCTCTTCTTTGCTCCCCGCAAGTAAACCAGTTCCAGAGGAAACAACTATTCTTGAAGAAAGCTCTGAGAGACTGCTTGAGCTTCCTTCAGGTGTTCCGTTCAGATACTCAGGTATGTACTCCCTAACGTATTGAGCATATTGGGAAAGAACAGTATCAACGTATTCGCTGTATTTCATTGTATACTCTGGAGTAAAGTCGCTCATTTCAGCCCCTTCAAAGAGTACCGGTAGTCCTATGGCAATATACTTTGAATTTCCGGGTGATGGATTCTCTATCGTTACCTTAACACTTCCGCTGTACTTGAGCACCTTCACATAACCATCTGAAATGAAGAACGTGTCAACTGCATAGTACTTCTGAGGATAGAGGATTAACTGAGGATATATAGGGCTGTAAAATATGTTTGGACCTTCCACTCCGCTTATTGTGCCCGTGGATAAAGGTTCGTTAATCTTTACATTTACCTGAAGTGTCTCATATGGGGCAATCCAAAATCCCAAGGTGTTAACGATTCCAATATCTCCGTCTTTCCTAAACAAAGTGTAGTTATAATCAGGATTTATTAAAACAAATTTGTAAAACGGACCCGCATTCACCAAGGTAACGTTTAGATCGACCGTGGCGGATGCGTTAACACTCTCTTGTGCATTAACCAAACCCGAAACTAGCAAAACAAGGAAAAAGAGCGGGAGCATCTTCCTTGGCATCCCGGTCACCCAACGATCTTTGTTATGTAGATGGCATTTCTATATTTAAGTATATCCTCAACGAATTCTGCTGGGACTTCAACTATCACCAAGACCTTAGCAGTGGGTTCCGTAGCCAATAACCCCGTGCTTTGCTCAAGGTCGAGCACCTTCCACCTGTACCTTGCGAGCTGCTCCTTAACTTCATCTGCCGCAGCTATCTTGTTGGCCGCAATGGCCTTTAATATCTCGTTTAGTGCAACATTGTAGGTGTAGGATGCACTTATCATCTGTGAACTTGATTGGGTTGTGGAGTGGCTTTCATCTTTATTCTGCTGGTATGAAATTGATTGATCACCGGGGGCATAGCTCTCCGAATATTGGTCTGAGTAGGAAGTTTCCGAAGAGGTCGTTATATCTTTGGTCTCTTGCTGTGACTCCGATACTGCAATCACACCAGAGTCTGTTAGGAAGAGAACCATGTTCACATATCCTTCATCCGCTATCTTTTGAATAGATGTTGAATTTATCTGAGCAAAAATCTTTATCTTGTCACCCGATGAGAGGAAGGCACCATTAACGTTCTCCCTTGGCAAAACTAAAGCGACTTGCACCATTTCAGCTTTCTCTACTGTGTACTGAAGAAGCTCAGTGAGGTACGTAACTTTGCTGAGCATGTACTTTGCTTCTGCTTTCGTGTATATGCTCTTTTCCGCACCTTTCTTGAGGATCACCTTTTGGGTGGGAGTGATGTCTATGAGGTAATAGTAATATTTCCTCCAGAGCTCAAGCAGATACGGATTGGGGTCAATTAAAGATACCTCATCTTCTGTTTTTGCAGAATTAACCTTATCCTTTAATTGGTTTAGAGTTTGAATAGCTTCGCTCTTTATCTCCTCTGGGAGAGGCTGAGAGAGGAGAAGTTCAAAAGATTGCTCTATTTGTGATAACTTTGTGCTCTTTGCCTGTTGAAGCTCCTTCTGAAGACGCTCTTGCTCTAATTGAGCTTTTCTCTGCTCTGCTATCGCCTTGACGTTTATCTTCTCAAGTTCCTCTATGCTCTTTGCTTGGTTGATCTGATTTATTAGCTGGGTTTTCATTGTATCATTCTCAAGTTCCCCTGTGAAATACTGGTTGACCTCCCCGATCTTTGCAAGTTTGGCCTCTTGAAGCTGT
The Thermococcus sp. 2319x1 DNA segment above includes these coding regions:
- a CDS encoding DUF515 domain-containing protein, whose amino-acid sequence is MAEDIEEKIRRLRELGRVSVEEKEEKTTPAAPVPGASPPRKPSRLGRLRERERRKRIIIGASVIAVILIAVVIGIYTTYQNRAAKQLQEAKLAKIGEVNQYFTGELENDTMKTQLINQINQAKSIEELEKINVKAIAEQRKAQLEQERLQKELQQAKSTKLSQIEQSFELLLSQPLPEEIKSEAIQTLNQLKDKVNSAKTEDEVSLIDPNPYLLELWRKYYYYLIDITPTQKVILKKGAEKSIYTKAEAKYMLSKVTYLTELLQYTVEKAEMVQVALVLPRENVNGAFLSSGDKIKIFAQINSTSIQKIADEGYVNMVLFLTDSGVIAVSESQQETKDITTSSETSYSDQYSESYAPGDQSISYQQNKDESHSTTQSSSQMISASYTYNVALNEILKAIAANKIAAADEVKEQLARYRWKVLDLEQSTGLLATEPTAKVLVIVEVPAEFVEDILKYRNAIYITKIVG